In one Solanum lycopersicum chromosome 11, SLM_r2.1 genomic region, the following are encoded:
- the LOC101264781 gene encoding leucine-rich repeat receptor-like tyrosine-protein kinase PXC3, translated as MTLRYAPHIVITIFLSFSLQIVFSQLPTNQINVMRSVYDLFQNDTGDSFVWNGTDKASTPCSWKGVSCNSDNSSLTKVTFSLFSISSSEFLPFICQIGTLESLDVSLNFLSSIPNEFITVCGGISGLKLLNFSGNRLEGFLPTFTGFGKLESLDFSYNSLKGKVDLQLNGLNSLKSLNLSSNRFNGSVPTSLGKFNLLEELHLSANAFQGEFPTQIVNFGNLTLIDLSLNKLSGVIPDRIGELSKLQVLILSANKLSGTIPQSLRNITTLTRFAANQNYFVGNIPFGITTYLRNLDLSFNTLNGTIPQDLLFPMNLQFVDLTSNKLEGPVPSNMSINLIRLRLGQNALNGSFPSASFESLQSLTYLELDNNQLTGPIPSELGKCQKLALLNLAQNKLSGVIPVELGDMSNLQVLSLQSNNLVGEIPSNISQLNRLQKLNFSSNSLTGSIPSSLSSLRSLTNLNLQGNKLSGRIPVDISNLNVLLELQLGGNQLSGPIPDMPLSLQIALNLSHNLFQGPIPSSFSRLTSLEVLDLSYNRFSGQIPEYLAGMKGLTRLVLSNNQLSGVVPKFGSFVIVDTDGNGVLIYPSPVAPPQAAAKKRKSIVVAVVVPIAGVATIAIFVVIAISISRRYYRINDEHFHSGVQISQSPVVQGKVLTANSIHKSNIDFTKAMVAVSEPSNVVFKTRFSTYYKAVMPSGTTYFVKKLNWSDKIFQLGSHELFGEELRNIGKLNNSNVMIPLGYLLAADSAYLFYEFAPIGSLYDVLRGSLGYSLDWASRYSIAIGVAQGLAFLHGCDKGPILLLDLSSKSILLKSQNEAQIGDIELYKVMDPSKSTGSFSAVAGSVGYIPPEYAYTMRVTMAGNVYSFGVVLLELLTGRPAVSQGTELAKSVLSNSEKHSKWDHILDSSISKASLNVRSQMLAVLKLALACVSVSPEGRPKMKSVLRVLLHAR; from the exons atgaccttAAGGTATGCTCCCCATATAGTTATTACTATATTCTTGTCTTTTTCTCTTCAAATTGTGTTTTCCCAATTGCCCACAAATCAAATTAATGTCATGAGAAGTGTCTATGATCTGTTTCAGAATGATACTGGTGATTCTTTTGTATGGAATGGAACTGATAAAGCTTCAACCCCATGTTCTTGGAAAGGGGTTTCATGTAATTCTGATAATTCTTCCCTTACCAAAGTTACCTTTTCATTGTTCTCTATTTCTAGCTCTGAATTCTTGccttttatttgtcaaattggTACTTTGGAGTCTCTTGATGTTTCCCTGAACTTTTTGAGCTCTATCCCAAATGAGTTCATCACTGTTTGTGGGGGAATTAGTGGGTTGAAATTGTTGAACTTTAGTGGGAATAGATTGGAGGGTTTTTTGCCTACTTTCACTGGTTTTGGAAAGTTGGAGTCTTTAGACTTTTCTTATAATAGCTTGAAGGGAAAAGTTGACTTGCAGTTGAATGGATTGAATTCACTCAAGAGTTTGAACCTTAGCTCTAACAGGTTTAATGGTTCAGTTCCAACCAGTCTTGGAAAATTTAATCTTCTGGAGGAGCTTCATCTTTCTGCAAATGCTTTTCAAGGTGAATTCCCCACTCAAATTGTGAACTTTGGCAACTTAACTTTGATTGACCTTTCTCTAAACAAACTATCTGGTGTAATACCTGATAGAATaggtgaactttccaaattgcAAGTCTTGATCTTGTCAGCCAATAAATTGAGTGGCACCATCCCACAATCCCTTAGGAATATCACAACGCTGACGCGTTTTGCTGCGAATCAGAATTATTTTGTTGGAAATATACCCTTTGGTATAACCACATACCTGAGGAATTTGGACCTCAGTTTTAACACATTAAATGGTACAATTCCTCAGGACCTCTTATTCCCAATGAACTTGCAGTTTGTTGATCTCACTTCCAATAAGTTAGAGGGACCTGTTCCTTCAAACATGTCGATAAATCTGATCAGGTTGAGATTGGGGCAAAATGCTTTGAATGGGTCATTTCCATCTGCTTCTTTTGAAAGCCTTCAAAGTTTGACCTACTTGGAACTGGACAACAACCAGTTAACTGGACCAATTCCTTCTGAATTGGGGAAGTGCCAAAAGTTGGCCCTTTTGAACTTAGCTCAGAATAAGCTGAGTGGTGTAATTCCTGTTGAGTTGGGTGATATGTCTAATCTTCAGGTACTGAGTCTTCAATCCAATAACCTAGTTGGAGAAATCCCAAGTAATATCTCACAGTTGAACAGATTGCAGAAACTCAATTTCAGCTCGAATTCGTTGACTGGTTCCATACCAAGTTCATTATCAAGTTTGAGAAGTCTCACAAACTTGAATTTGCAGGGGAATAAACTAAGCGGTCGAATTCCGGTTGACATTAGTAACTTAAATGTGCTGTTAGAACTCCAACTTGGAGGGAACCAACTCAGTGGGCCTATTCCTGATATGCCATTGAGTTTACAGATTGCTTTGAATCTGAGTCACAATCTTTTTCAAGGACCTATACCAAGTAGTTTTTCTAGATTGACTTCATTGGAAGTTTTGGATCTCTCTTACAACAGGTTCTCGGGTCAGATTCCAGAGTACCTGGCCGGAATGAAAGGCTTGACTAGGTTGGTGCTTTCAAACAATCAACTGTCTGGAGTTGTTCCAAAGTTTGGAAGTTTTGTCATTGTTGATACAGATGGAAATGGGGTTCTGATCTATCCTTCACCAGTTGCTCCACCACAAGCTGCtgcaaaaaagagaaaatcaatAGTTGTTGCAGTTGTTGTCCCAATTGCAGGTGTAGCAACAATTGCCATTTTCGTGGTGATTGCTATTTCAATCTCTAGAAGATATTACAGGATCAATGATGAACATTTTCACTCAGGAGTACAAATTTCTCAATCCCCTGTCGTTCAGGGAAAGGTTTTAACTGCAAACAGCATTCACAAGTCAAATATAGACTTCACAAAGGCCATGGTAGCAGTGTCTGAGCCCTCAAATGTTGTGTTCAAGACAAGATTTTCAACCTACTATAAAGCTGTTATGCCGTCGGGTACAACCTATTTTGTCAAGAAGCTTAATTGGagtgacaaaatatttcagTTGGGAAGCCATGAACTATTTGGGGAAGAGTTAAGAAATATTGGAAAGCTGAATAATTCGAATGTCATGATTCCACTAGGCTATCTTTTGGCTGCTGATAGTGCTTACCTCTTCTACGAATTTGCCCCCATTGGCTCGTTATATGATGTTCTTCGTGGTAGCTTGGGCTACTCGTTAGATTGGGCAAGTCGCTACAGCATAGCTATTGGAGTAGCTCAGGGTTTAGCTTTTCTTCATGGATGTGACAAGGGTCCAATCCTCCTCCTCGACCTTTCCAGCAAGAGCATTCTCTTGAAGTCCCAGAATGAGGCTCAGATAGGAGACATTGAACTCTACAAGGTGATGGATCCTTCGAAGAGCACAGGCAGCTTTTCTGCTGTTGCTGGTTCTGTCGGTTATATTCCTCCAG AATATGCATACACAATGAGAGTCACAATGGCTGGAAATGTATATAGCTTTGGGGTCGTTCTGCTGGAATTGTTGACAGGAAGGCCTGCAGTTAGTCAGGGAACCGAGTTAGCCAAGTCAGTGCTGAGCAACTCTGAGAAGCACAGCAAGTGGGATCACATTCTGGATTCTAGCATTTCTAAGGCATCGCTCAACGTTAGGAGCCAGATGTTAGCAGTCCTCAAATTGGCTCTAGCTTGTGTCAGTGTATCACCAGAAGGCCGGCCAAAGATGAAGAGTGTGCTTCGAGTGCTTCTCCATGCAAGGTAA